One genomic region from Vibrio sp. SCSIO 43137 encodes:
- the cobU gene encoding bifunctional adenosylcobinamide kinase/adenosylcobinamide-phosphate guanylyltransferase: protein MENRNYTELVLGGARSGKSSYAEQQAKASGKPVIYIATSEVRDSEMADRVRRHKEQRPEEWLVIEEPYQLSEALKANSAEDNCILVDCLTLWLSNCLFGESATSWQEYKSGLLQTLRELPGQVILVSNEVGCGVVPMGEMSRKFVDEAGWLHQAIAAEVAKVTFVAAGLPLTMKDDVK from the coding sequence ATGGAAAACAGAAATTATACCGAACTGGTTCTCGGTGGTGCCCGCTCAGGAAAAAGCAGCTATGCAGAGCAGCAGGCTAAAGCGTCGGGTAAGCCGGTCATCTATATCGCAACCTCGGAAGTGAGAGACTCAGAGATGGCGGACAGGGTTCGTCGTCATAAAGAGCAGCGACCTGAAGAGTGGTTAGTGATAGAAGAGCCTTATCAGCTAAGTGAAGCGTTGAAAGCAAACAGCGCAGAAGATAATTGTATTTTAGTGGACTGCCTGACTTTATGGCTGAGTAACTGCCTGTTCGGCGAGTCAGCAACGTCATGGCAGGAGTATAAGTCCGGACTGTTGCAGACGCTCAGGGAGTTACCGGGGCAGGTGATACTTGTCAGTAATGAAGTCGGTTGCGGTGTGGTGCCTATGGGTGAAATGAGCCGCAAATTTGTTGATGAAGCAGGCTGGTTACATCAGGCCATTGCTGCCGAAGTCGCTAAGGTGACCTTTGTGGCTGCCGGCCTGCCTCTGACCATGAAAGACGATGTTAAATGA
- the cobD gene encoding threonine-phosphate decarboxylase CobD translates to MTVKHGGNLLSVAKEYQSEPAQWLDLSTGVSPFAYPLGTPPVSCWNALPQEGDGLEQLAMSYYASAVEPLAVAGSQAAIMALPETLTKVLGRCGTIVFPEVGYKEHQHAWDSFQLNGQKWKLEFFTDFPSQQQLDSADVVLIINPNNPTGRYYSPQQLMNLQSKLEEKGGYLIVDEAFADATPEYSLLQHDNHSDSLIVLRSVGKFFGLAGARVGFLFANDSILGGVRESLGPWTVSGPARWATKQALADSDWQQQNKIRLSKHSQRLKTLLDKYFSQQCRGTELFTTVFIQNAEQVHQQLCSQMIYTRLCDEKNAVRFGLPACEAEWMRLEIALMMVCSEQPQEVRLQEVN, encoded by the coding sequence ATGACAGTTAAACATGGCGGTAACCTACTCTCAGTAGCGAAAGAGTATCAATCTGAGCCGGCACAGTGGCTTGATCTCTCTACCGGTGTCAGTCCCTTTGCTTATCCACTGGGGACGCCGCCGGTAAGTTGCTGGAATGCGCTTCCTCAGGAGGGGGATGGTCTGGAACAGCTGGCTATGAGTTATTACGCTTCGGCTGTGGAGCCTCTTGCTGTTGCCGGATCACAGGCAGCCATTATGGCACTGCCTGAAACCCTGACTAAGGTACTGGGCCGTTGTGGAACCATAGTTTTTCCCGAGGTAGGTTACAAAGAACATCAGCATGCTTGGGATTCGTTTCAGCTTAACGGACAAAAGTGGAAACTGGAGTTCTTTACCGATTTCCCGTCTCAGCAGCAGCTTGATTCGGCAGATGTGGTGTTGATTATTAACCCCAACAACCCCACGGGACGCTATTACAGTCCTCAGCAGCTGATGAATTTGCAAAGTAAGTTAGAAGAGAAAGGCGGTTATCTGATTGTTGATGAAGCATTTGCGGATGCCACTCCCGAATATTCGTTATTACAGCATGATAACCATTCTGATTCTCTGATTGTTTTGAGATCCGTTGGTAAGTTCTTTGGACTAGCAGGCGCCCGTGTCGGCTTTTTGTTTGCCAATGACAGCATTCTTGGTGGTGTAAGGGAAAGTCTAGGCCCATGGACGGTATCCGGTCCGGCGCGCTGGGCGACCAAGCAGGCTCTTGCTGATAGTGACTGGCAACAACAGAACAAGATCAGACTAAGCAAACATTCGCAGCGGCTTAAAACCTTGCTGGATAAGTACTTTTCACAACAGTGTCGCGGAACGGAACTGTTTACGACTGTGTTTATACAGAATGCGGAGCAGGTTCATCAGCAGCTCTGCAGCCAGATGATATATACCCGCTTATGTGATGAAAAAAATGCCGTTCGCTTCGGCCTTCCGGCCTGCGAAGCTGAATGGATGCGACTGGAGATAGCACTGATGATGGTATGTTCAGAGCAGCCGCAAGAAGTCCGGTTACAGGAAGTAAACTAA